A window of Tachyglossus aculeatus isolate mTacAcu1 chromosome 26, mTacAcu1.pri, whole genome shotgun sequence genomic DNA:
cactttacagttcaggtaataataattatggtactttattaatggcatttattaagcacttactatgtgcaaagcactgttctaaacgctggggaggttacaacgtgatcaggttgtcccacggggggctcacagtcttaagcacttattatgtgccaagcactgttctaaacactggggtagatacaagttaatcgggttgcaaacagtccctgtcccacatggggctcacagtcttaatcctcactttacagttcaggtaataataattatggtacttcttaagcacttcttatgtgccaagcactgtctaaacactggggtagatacaagttaatcgggttgcaaacagtccctgtcccacatggggctcacggtcttaatcctcactttacagttcaggcaataataattatgatacttcttaagcacttattatgtgccaagcactgttctaagcactggggtagatacaagttaatccggttgcaaacagtccctgtcccacatgccgcttaatcctccttttacaagataaggtgactgagacccagaggagtaaagtgacttgcctaaggtcacgcacgcagacaagtggcacacagagaagtgatctgcctaaggtcacacagcaagcggtggggtggggattcattcattcaatcaatcgtatttattgagtgcctactgtgtgcagagcactgtactaagcgcttgggaagtacaagttggtgacatatagagatggtccctgcccaacaacgggctcacatccttctcactctcaggcccgtgctctatccattaggccacactgcttcttaagaggTTTGGGACCCACGGGCAGACGGCCCCAAATGGAGCATCCTCCGTCTGAGGGCTCCTCCTCAGGGTCGGGAAACGGGACCGTTGGGTCCCTGGCGCAGCTGATTGCCGGAAGGAAAGCAGGGGCGCCGGGTGGGCCGTACTTTCCTGTTTACTGCGGAAGCAAAGTCGAGAACAAAAGTGGACGAGAAGGTCTCCCGGTGCCCCTCATCTCCTTTTCCCCACCGCTCACAGACAGGATTTTGGGGCGCACAGTTTATTGGACGCccgggcccccctccccacccccaaaccggTTGAGATTGGTCGAACCTTCGGCAGCTTGGCCTGGGGGTGGAAGCCGATCACTTCAAGATGCGGAGGCTCATCCTGTGCTCCACGTTCAGCCTCTCCAGGGACTGGGGTTGGAGCGAAGAAGCGGGGGGCAGACAGAGAGGAGGGTGTTGGAACACTGgagacccttcccttcccccatcctggGAATGGGAccctcttccagcgcttagaacagtgcttggcacagagtaagcgcttaacaaatgccaacattattattattattccctaactCCTTTACGCGATGGAATATCTGGTTGGCTGAAGGCCCCAGGAGCGGGGCAAAGACGTCTGGGAGCAGCAGTTGGGAAGCCTGGTTTCCAGGGCCGGTTtgcggggggtcggggggcaccTTGGTGaattccaggaaggagatggCTCCATCTCCATCTGTGTCGGCCTCCTGGACCGTCCGTTCGGCGATGCTTTCCAGTTGCTCCTCCGTCACCTGCACCCCGACCATCATTCGCAGCAcctgggaggagaggtgggaagagggccGGGAGGCCCGAACCCTGAACTCTCCGCTCTAGGTCCAGCGTGGGGTGGACTCCACCCTAACCCCCGGCCCCCGAGACCCTCCCCCGAACCCTCTCTGCTTCACCTACCTCCCCTCGGAAAGCCCCCCTCTCTTCTGATCCCCATTCTCCCACCTGAAGCAACTCATCTCGAGAAATCTTCCCGTCCCGGTCCTGGTCGTAGAGCTGGAAAGCAACTGAGGGAAGAGGGCCGGGGTAAAGGCGTGGGCACCTTGGTGGGGGGAAATTTTGTTCGAAGACCCCTCCCCAATTCTATCCAGGGCGCTGGCATTGTTGTCTGTAAGTTGGGCCTCCTTCAACTCACAATGCAGTTTGTTGTCTCGGCTGTTGAGGGGCTCGGGGCTCTCCGAAGTCTGGGCGCTTCCATCGTCTTCCATGGGCCGGAAATGAGCCAGGACCCGAACGAACCCACGGaaatccactctctcctccctggcagggtggggaggagagttaaCCTCAGGGAAGCCTCCCCCgcaaccacccacccacccacacacaccaccacctctcgtcagcgtggcttagtggataaagcatggcgtgggagtcagaaggatttgggttctaatcctgactctgctacataattattattatggtattagttaagtgcttaccatgtgcaggcactgtactaagcactggggttagatacaagcattatgattacggtatttaagtgcttactatgtgcaggcattgtactaagcactggggttagatacaaacattattattatggtatttgttaagtgcttactatgtgcaagcactgtactaagcactggggttagatacaagtattatgattatgctatttaagtgcttactatgtgcaggcattgaactaagtgctggggttagatacaaacattatggtatttgttaagtgcttactatgtgcagacactgtactaagcactggggttagatacaagcactattatgattatggtatttaagtgcttactatgtgcaggcattgtactaagcactggggttagatacaaacattattattatggtatttgttaagtgcttactatgtgcagacagtgtactaagcactgaggttagatacaagcattattatgattatggtatttaagtgcttactatgtgcaggcattgtactaagcactgggggtagatacaaacattattattatggtatttgttaagtgcttactatgtgcaggcactgtactaagcactggggttagatacaagcactattatgattatggtatttaagtgcttactatgtgcaggcattgtactaagcactggggttagatacaaacattattattatggtatttgttaagtgcttactatgtgcaagcactgtactaagcactgggattagatacaagcactattatgattatggtatttaagtgcttactatgtgcaggcattgcactaagcactggggttagatacaaacattattatggtgtttgttaagtgcttactatgtgcaagcacggtactaagcactggggttagatacaagcactattatgattatggtatttaagtgcttactatgtgcagtcattgtactaagcgcttgggttagatacaaacattattatggtatttgttaagtgcttactatgtacaggcactgtactaagcactggggttagatacaagcattatgattatggtatttaagtgcttactatgtgcaggcattgtcctaagtgctggggttagatacaaacattatggtatttgttaagtgcttactatgtgcagatactgtactaagcactggggttagatacaagcataattatgattatggtatttaagtacttactatgcaggcactatactaagcactggggttagatacaagcattatgattatggtatttaagtgcttactatgtgcaggcattgtactaagcactggggttagatacaaacattattattatggtattagttaagtgcttaccatgtgcaggcactgtactaagcactggggttagatacaagcattatgattatgatatttaggtgcttactatgtgcaggcattgtactaagtgctggggttagatacaaacattattatggtatttgttaagtgcttactatgtgcaggcactgtagtaagcactggggttagatacaagcattattatgattatggtatttaagtgcttactatgtgcaggcattgtactaagtgctggggttagatacaaacatggtatttgttaagtgcttactatgtgcagatactgtactaagcactggggttagatacaagcactattatgattatggtatttaggtgcttactatgtgcaagtactgtactaagcactggggttagatacaagcattatgattatggtatttaagtgcttattatgtgcgggcattgtactaagcactggggttagatacaagtattatgattatggtatttaagtgcttactatgtgcaggcattgtactaggtgctggggttagatacaaacattattatggtatttgttaagtgcttactatgtgcaggcactgtactaagcactggggttagatacaagcattatgattatggtatttaagtgcttactatgtgcaggcattgtactaagtgctggggttagatacaggcattattatggtatttgttaagtgcttactatgtgcaggcactgtactaagccctggggttagatacaagcattattatgattatggtatttaaatgcttactatgtgcaggcactgtactaagtgctggggttagatacaaacattattattatggtatttgttaagtgcttactatgtgcaggcactgtactaagcgctggagttggatacaagcattattattacggtacttaagtgcttactacatgcaggcactgtactaagtgctgggttaagatacaacagtattattatggtatttgttaagtgcttactctgtgcaggcactgtactaagcactgggtttagatacaaacattattattatggtatttgcagtgtggctcagtggaaagagcaggggctttggagtcagtggtcacgggttcaaatcctggctccgccaat
This region includes:
- the CHP2 gene encoding calcineurin B homologous protein 2 produces the protein MGSHGSHLAQVPDLDAIGRETGFSQANLSWLHHRFRALDKGSKGYLSRQDLQSIGKLAVNPLGERIVSSFFPLGEERVDFRGFVRVLAHFRPMEDDGSAQTSESPEPLNSRDNKLHFAFQLYDQDRDGKISRDELLQVLRMMVGVQVTEEQLESIAERTVQEADTDGDGAISFLEFTKSLERLNVEHRMSLRILK